The Brevibacillus brevis genome contains a region encoding:
- a CDS encoding sensor histidine kinase, which yields MKFWQRIFLCTLIIFEIFFVPASIYLIHSSFELNLNMEIRSGISEQDRFANSLESNLYLLKVQESSTLGAEGVGKPNIDSMIRTYLDNLGEQDVYLDVIDENNKVIFSHFKNNKITLTNREELNIPSDKVNYIIRDLGEKTYLFIAKNIYLENNHYKLSYVKDISSVYENREDLLSLLIKLNALVSAILVIVTIIMSMFIVKPINKLIQSTRIIAGGNFSERVMVKSKDEIGLLAENFNLMAVDVEDKVNQLKRSSEDKQRFIDNLVHELRTPLTSIIGYADYLRTNKYDEETYINSLSFIYEEGKRLEKLTFKLMELIVLRKEDFELKKGKLDELFVEIKHSFIPKLNIKNMDLEISTEHLSVLMDKDLMKILLANLIDNAIKASKNNGKIFLRSYRDTESKIILEVKDTGIGIPDDDITKVFEPFFMSDKSRSRANGGGLGLGLSLCKEIAKIHDAEIRIESKLGKGTIIQLVFNC from the coding sequence ATGAAATTTTGGCAGAGGATATTTTTATGTACATTAATCATATTTGAAATCTTTTTTGTACCAGCATCCATTTACCTTATTCATAGCAGCTTTGAACTCAATCTCAATATGGAGATCCGTTCCGGGATAAGTGAACAGGATCGATTTGCAAACTCTTTAGAATCGAATCTATATCTGCTTAAAGTTCAAGAATCTTCAACCCTGGGTGCTGAAGGAGTTGGCAAACCAAACATAGATTCCATGATTCGTACGTACTTGGACAACCTCGGAGAACAGGATGTGTATTTGGATGTAATAGATGAAAATAATAAGGTTATTTTTAGTCATTTTAAAAACAACAAGATAACTCTTACTAATCGAGAAGAATTAAACATCCCATCAGATAAAGTAAATTACATCATACGGGATCTAGGGGAAAAGACGTACTTATTTATAGCTAAGAATATTTATTTGGAAAACAATCACTATAAGCTTTCTTACGTGAAAGATATTTCGAGTGTTTATGAAAATAGAGAAGACTTATTAAGCCTTTTAATAAAGTTAAATGCTCTTGTTTCAGCAATTTTGGTCATTGTTACCATCATCATGAGCATGTTTATCGTAAAACCGATTAATAAACTAATCCAGTCAACAAGAATAATTGCAGGCGGGAATTTCAGCGAAAGAGTCATGGTCAAATCGAAAGATGAAATCGGGTTGTTAGCGGAAAATTTTAATTTGATGGCCGTTGATGTAGAAGATAAAGTAAACCAGCTTAAACGATCTTCCGAAGACAAGCAAAGGTTTATCGATAACCTGGTACATGAACTTCGGACTCCTTTAACGTCGATCATAGGCTATGCGGATTATTTACGAACGAATAAATATGATGAAGAGACTTATATCAACTCATTAAGCTTTATCTATGAAGAAGGAAAGCGGCTAGAGAAACTGACATTTAAGCTGATGGAGCTCATTGTTTTGCGAAAAGAAGATTTTGAGTTAAAAAAGGGAAAACTTGACGAGCTTTTTGTGGAAATCAAACATTCCTTTATTCCAAAGCTGAACATAAAGAATATGGATCTGGAAATATCGACGGAGCATCTGAGTGTTTTAATGGATAAGGATTTGATGAAAATTTTACTTGCAAACCTGATAGACAATGCGATTAAAGCATCGAAGAACAACGGAAAAATATTTCTACGTTCATACAGAGATACGGAGTCAAAAATTATACTTGAAGTGAAAGATACAGGGATCGGTATTCCTGATGACGACATAACAAAAGTCTTTGAGCCATTCTTTATGTCCGACAAATCAAGATCGAGAGCGAATGGAGGAGGCCTCGGGCTCGGGCTTTCATTATGTAAGGAGATAGCTAAAATTCATGACGCTGAAATAAGAATAGAAAGTAAGCTCGGCAAAGGTACAATTATACAATTGGTTTTTAATTGTTAA
- a CDS encoding response regulator transcription factor, protein MIKILVVEDDIAVANLIKLNLNTANYESSIVFDGEDALNVIERDRFDLILLDVMLPKVDGFTLFEKIKPLGIPVIFLTAKSSVTDKVYGLKAGVDDYITKPFEGIELLARIENVLRHYNKKSNIINFKDTEVYLQEMKVKKNGEMIELTLKEFELLVFLVQNKNIVLTREKIIEKIWGYDYVGETRTIDNHIQKLRKKLGWKDEIKTVFKLGYRLEE, encoded by the coding sequence ATGATAAAAATTTTAGTGGTTGAAGATGATATCGCAGTAGCAAATTTAATAAAATTGAATTTAAATACAGCAAATTATGAGAGTTCAATCGTTTTTGATGGAGAGGATGCCCTAAATGTTATTGAAAGAGATCGTTTTGATCTCATACTTTTGGATGTGATGCTTCCGAAAGTTGATGGATTTACTTTATTCGAAAAAATTAAACCTTTAGGGATACCTGTCATTTTTTTAACGGCGAAAAGTTCTGTCACAGATAAGGTGTATGGATTAAAAGCGGGAGTAGATGACTATATTACGAAACCCTTTGAAGGAATTGAATTGCTGGCCAGGATTGAAAATGTATTAAGGCATTACAATAAAAAAAGCAACATCATAAATTTTAAAGACACAGAAGTATACTTGCAAGAAATGAAGGTGAAAAAGAACGGTGAAATGATTGAGCTAACCTTGAAGGAGTTCGAACTATTGGTGTTTTTAGTGCAAAATAAAAACATCGTATTAACGAGGGAAAAAATCATAGAAAAAATTTGGGGATATGACTACGTTGGCGAGACGCGGACGATTGACAACCATATCCAAAAGCTAAGAAAAAAGCTGGGATGGAAAGATGAAATTAAAACAGTATTTAAATTGGGATATAGGCTGGAGGAATAA
- the katG gene encoding catalase/peroxidase HPI: MDSMATANTGKCPFSHGSTTNHNPSATSNKHWWPNQLNLNILHQHDRKSNPMGEDFNYAEEFKKLDYQALKQDLYDLMTNSQDWWPADYGHYGPLFIRMAWHSAGTYRTGDGRGGAGTGTQRFAPLNSWPDNANLDKARRLLWPIKQKYGNKISWADLYILAGNAAIESMGGKTIGFGGGRADVWHPEEDIYWGAEKEWLGDKRYSGDRELENPLAAVQMGLIYVNPEGPNGNPDPLASARDIRETFKRMGMNDEETVALVAGGHTFGKAHGAGDAALVGPEPEAAPLEAMGLGWQSTHGSGKGRDAISSGIEGAWTANPTQWDNGFFELLFGYEWELTKSPAGAHQWVAVNPAEEHLAPDAEDASVRVPTMMTTADMALRMDPAYEKISRRYYENPEEFADAFASAWFKLTHRDMGPRSRYLGPEVPAEDFIWQDPVPVAEYELTDADIAELKTRILDSGLTVSELVTTAWASACTFRGSDMRGGANGARIRLAPQKEWEVNEPKKLEKVLTILGVIQEDFGKKVSMADLIVLGGSAAVEKAAQDAGFDVTVPFAPGRGDATQEQTDEESFAVLEPIADGFRNYQKKQYRVSPAELLIDKAQLLNLTAPEMTALVGGMRVIGTNHGGTQHGVFTDRVGTLTNDFFVNLLDMGIQWKPVDGGVFEGRDRKTGEVVRTATAVDLVFGSNSVLRAIAEVYAQDDNKEKFVRDFIAAWVKVMNADRFDLK; encoded by the coding sequence ATGGACTCTATGGCAACTGCTAACACTGGAAAGTGCCCGTTTTCGCACGGTAGCACTACGAATCACAACCCTAGTGCTACATCGAACAAACACTGGTGGCCCAACCAGTTGAACTTGAACATTCTGCATCAGCATGACAGAAAATCTAATCCGATGGGCGAAGACTTCAATTATGCAGAAGAGTTCAAAAAGCTGGACTACCAGGCTCTCAAGCAGGATCTTTATGATCTAATGACAAACAGCCAAGATTGGTGGCCTGCCGACTACGGACATTATGGGCCATTATTTATCCGCATGGCTTGGCACTCCGCTGGTACATATCGTACAGGAGACGGCCGTGGTGGTGCTGGAACCGGCACACAGCGTTTTGCTCCACTTAACAGCTGGCCAGACAATGCCAACCTTGATAAAGCTCGTCGACTGCTATGGCCGATCAAGCAAAAATATGGCAACAAGATCTCTTGGGCAGACTTGTACATTCTAGCAGGTAATGCTGCTATTGAATCCATGGGCGGTAAGACAATCGGTTTTGGAGGCGGGCGCGCAGACGTTTGGCATCCAGAAGAAGATATTTACTGGGGTGCTGAAAAGGAATGGCTAGGGGATAAGCGTTACTCTGGTGATCGTGAGCTCGAGAATCCGCTTGCTGCTGTTCAGATGGGTCTGATTTATGTGAACCCGGAAGGTCCGAACGGCAATCCAGATCCGCTTGCGAGTGCTCGCGACATTCGCGAAACCTTCAAGCGCATGGGAATGAACGATGAAGAAACCGTTGCACTCGTGGCAGGTGGCCATACGTTTGGTAAGGCTCATGGCGCAGGAGATGCTGCTCTTGTTGGCCCAGAGCCGGAAGCTGCTCCTTTGGAAGCAATGGGCTTAGGATGGCAGAGCACACACGGTTCCGGTAAAGGTCGCGATGCCATCAGCAGCGGTATTGAAGGTGCCTGGACTGCGAATCCGACACAATGGGATAATGGTTTCTTTGAACTATTGTTCGGCTATGAGTGGGAGCTGACCAAGAGCCCTGCAGGTGCACACCAGTGGGTTGCTGTAAATCCTGCTGAGGAGCATCTTGCACCAGATGCAGAAGATGCATCCGTTCGCGTTCCAACGATGATGACCACTGCGGATATGGCATTGCGTATGGATCCAGCATACGAAAAGATTTCTCGTCGTTACTATGAGAATCCAGAGGAGTTTGCAGATGCATTTGCAAGTGCATGGTTCAAACTCACACACCGCGACATGGGGCCACGCTCAAGATATCTAGGCCCTGAAGTTCCAGCAGAAGATTTTATCTGGCAAGATCCTGTACCCGTTGCTGAGTATGAATTAACAGATGCAGATATAGCAGAACTGAAAACACGTATCTTAGATTCGGGCCTTACCGTCAGCGAGCTGGTAACAACAGCTTGGGCTTCCGCTTGTACCTTCCGTGGCTCGGATATGCGTGGTGGCGCCAATGGTGCTCGCATCCGTCTTGCTCCACAGAAGGAGTGGGAAGTGAATGAGCCGAAAAAACTTGAAAAGGTGCTTACGATCCTGGGAGTCATTCAAGAGGACTTTGGTAAAAAAGTCAGCATGGCCGATTTGATTGTACTCGGCGGCAGTGCCGCAGTAGAAAAAGCCGCACAAGATGCTGGCTTTGATGTAACGGTTCCTTTTGCTCCTGGACGTGGCGATGCAACACAAGAGCAGACAGATGAAGAAAGCTTTGCCGTGCTAGAGCCAATCGCTGATGGTTTCCGGAACTATCAGAAGAAGCAGTATCGTGTAAGTCCTGCGGAGCTTCTGATAGACAAGGCACAGCTACTAAACCTTACTGCTCCAGAAATGACTGCACTCGTTGGCGGTATGCGTGTTATCGGTACAAATCACGGTGGCACACAACACGGTGTATTCACGGATCGAGTAGGCACACTGACGAACGACTTCTTCGTTAACTTGCTAGACATGGGCATACAGTGGAAGCCTGTAGACGGAGGCGTATTTGAAGGACGTGATCGCAAAACCGGTGAAGTCGTGCGTACAGCGACTGCTGTTGACCTCGTGTTCGGTTCAAACTCTGTTCTGCGTGCCATTGCAGAAGTTTATGCGCAAGACGATAACAAAGAAAAGTTTGTGCGTGACTTCATTGCTGCATGGGTGAAGGTAATGAATGCAGATCGTTTCGATCTTAAATAA
- a CDS encoding GNAT family N-acetyltransferase, with product MRHLKPSQSEAAYLFAPRQISEFASSASEQDLDDAYVELDHWAVFGSFEQNRLVCAASVYPWEKDAHIADLGVLTLTSFRGKGHARKVVRSICKYAYGQGYEPQYRCQLDNHISTALAKAAGFTLFGKWEVISPDCME from the coding sequence CTGCGCCATTTAAAGCCTTCACAATCAGAGGCAGCTTACCTTTTCGCTCCGAGACAAATCTCCGAGTTTGCCTCCTCTGCCTCGGAACAAGATTTGGATGACGCTTATGTGGAATTGGATCACTGGGCAGTGTTCGGCTCTTTTGAGCAAAATCGTTTGGTTTGCGCTGCCAGTGTGTATCCATGGGAGAAGGATGCGCATATTGCGGATCTTGGCGTACTGACGCTGACGTCCTTTAGAGGAAAAGGTCACGCCCGCAAAGTGGTGCGTTCCATCTGCAAATATGCCTATGGTCAGGGATACGAACCTCAGTACAGATGCCAACTCGATAACCATATCTCTACGGCTTTGGCGAAAGCAGCGGGTTTCACATTGTTTGGAAAATGGGAAGTGATTTCTCCCGACTGCATGGAATGA
- a CDS encoding class I SAM-dependent methyltransferase: MANIWNERFHSEEYYYGEEPNVFIQQQAFRLEQGQKVIAFAEGEGRNAVFLAKRNLEVTAIDYAESGLQKTKKLAQKHSVDVITRKIDLLEEDVPSEEYDVAIMVYGHFHKNAQTMVLNKMIKAIKPKGIMMLEVFSKEQLKYGTGGPHELEMLYDPKEILAWCKGHEVIHFFYGEQERVAGKAHTGLAHVIQLVLRK; encoded by the coding sequence ATGGCGAATATTTGGAATGAGCGCTTTCATTCGGAAGAATATTATTATGGGGAAGAACCTAACGTTTTTATTCAACAACAGGCTTTTCGGTTAGAACAAGGACAAAAAGTGATCGCGTTTGCAGAGGGCGAAGGCCGGAATGCAGTTTTTTTAGCAAAAAGAAATCTTGAAGTGACAGCCATTGACTATGCGGAGAGCGGATTGCAAAAAACGAAAAAACTGGCTCAGAAGCATTCCGTTGATGTAATTACCCGAAAAATTGACCTTTTGGAAGAGGATGTGCCGAGTGAAGAATATGATGTCGCGATTATGGTATATGGACATTTTCATAAAAATGCTCAGACCATGGTTCTGAATAAAATGATTAAGGCAATAAAGCCTAAAGGGATTATGATGCTTGAGGTATTCTCGAAGGAACAATTAAAGTATGGTACGGGTGGCCCCCACGAACTTGAAATGCTTTATGATCCAAAAGAAATTCTTGCTTGGTGCAAAGGGCATGAGGTAATCCATTTCTTCTATGGCGAACAAGAGCGTGTGGCAGGAAAGGCGCACACCGGTTTAGCCCATGTTATTCAACTTGTACTAAGAAAATGA
- a CDS encoding FAD-dependent oxidoreductase encodes MMKNKKIVVVGASMTFYLSKQNQNVTLLETNSTAACEATNKSFAWIHPTGQIGAVPPITIE; translated from the coding sequence ATGATGAAGAATAAAAAAATTGTAGTGGTTGGTGCATCCATGACCTTTTATTTATCAAAGCAGAATCAGAATGTCACTTTACTAGAGACGAATTCAACTGCTGCATGTGAAGCCACTAATAAATCTTTCGCTTGGATTCATCCAACGGGCCAAATAGGTGCTGTCCCGCCAATAACGATTGAGTAG
- the pepT gene encoding peptidase T, which translates to MKTEIIHRFISYAQVDTQSDENSETCPSTQGQLVLAQMLVDELEAIGMQEVTMDSNGYVMATLPSNTDKEIPTIGFLAHMDTATDFTGAGVKPQVIEKYNGQDIVLNEELDIVLSPRDFPELAGYKGHTLITTDGTTLLGADDKAGIAEIMTAMAYLIRHPELKHGKVRVAFTPDEEIGRGPDKFDVSAFDAVYAYTMDGGPLGGIEYESFNAASAIITCKGKNVHPGSAKGKMVNAAKIAMELHGKLPADETPEETEGYEGFYHLSSIQGDVEQTQLRYLIRDHDRNRFQERKSELDRIVEELQKKYGEKRIELEIKDEYFNMREKIEPVMEVVDIATQALENLGIVPIIQPIRGGTDGSQLSYMGLPTPNIFTGGENYHGRFEYVSVDNMMHAVNTIIEIVKLYKQRA; encoded by the coding sequence ATGAAAACGGAAATTATCCATAGATTCATCTCTTACGCACAAGTTGATACACAATCCGATGAGAACAGCGAAACTTGCCCCTCTACACAAGGGCAGCTAGTACTTGCCCAAATGCTCGTAGATGAACTGGAAGCCATTGGTATGCAGGAAGTTACGATGGATTCGAACGGATATGTAATGGCAACCCTACCGTCCAATACAGACAAAGAAATTCCAACAATCGGTTTTCTTGCTCATATGGATACGGCCACCGATTTTACCGGCGCTGGCGTGAAGCCACAAGTCATCGAAAAATATAACGGACAAGACATTGTTTTAAATGAAGAATTGGATATTGTCCTTTCGCCGCGTGATTTTCCAGAGCTGGCTGGCTACAAAGGCCACACGTTAATCACGACAGACGGTACCACATTACTTGGCGCTGATGATAAAGCTGGTATTGCCGAAATCATGACCGCTATGGCTTATCTGATTCGCCATCCAGAACTGAAGCACGGGAAAGTAAGGGTGGCTTTCACCCCGGATGAAGAAATCGGCAGAGGCCCAGACAAGTTTGACGTGTCCGCCTTCGATGCAGTATATGCCTATACGATGGATGGCGGTCCTCTTGGCGGGATCGAGTACGAGAGTTTTAATGCTGCATCCGCCATCATTACCTGCAAAGGAAAGAACGTTCACCCAGGCTCAGCCAAAGGTAAAATGGTCAACGCTGCTAAAATAGCCATGGAACTGCATGGAAAGCTGCCGGCTGATGAAACTCCTGAGGAGACGGAAGGCTACGAAGGCTTCTATCATCTGTCTTCCATTCAAGGAGACGTCGAGCAAACTCAGCTTCGTTATCTGATCCGGGATCACGATCGTAATCGGTTTCAGGAGAGAAAGTCCGAACTGGATCGTATCGTAGAAGAATTACAGAAAAAATACGGAGAGAAGCGAATTGAGCTCGAAATCAAAGATGAATACTTCAACATGCGGGAAAAGATTGAGCCTGTAATGGAAGTAGTGGATATCGCTACACAAGCATTAGAAAACCTCGGAATCGTGCCGATTATTCAACCGATTCGCGGTGGTACGGATGGCTCCCAGTTATCCTACATGGGGTTGCCAACACCGAATATTTTCACAGGCGGGGAAAACTACCACGGGCGGTTCGAGTATGTTTCCGTTGACAACATGATGCACGCAGTAAACACCATCATCGAAATCGTTAAGCTGTATAAGCAAAGAGCTTGA
- a CDS encoding dihydrofolate reductase family protein, with protein sequence MKRKIILDLAVTLDGFIEGKNGEVDWCIMDSEMGFVQFLHQIDTILYGRKSYDLWGQFTPEIDHSDMEKEIWELVHRKQKYVFSKTQKGTDHKAIFVNDHILEVVSQLKNEPGKDIWLYGGASLITTFINLGLVDEFRLSVHPVILGEGKPLFMDIKQRLNVKLVNTRTFSSGVVQLIYHLNGK encoded by the coding sequence ATGAAACGAAAAATCATATTAGATTTAGCGGTCACTTTAGACGGTTTTATTGAAGGGAAAAATGGGGAAGTTGATTGGTGCATAATGGACTCTGAGATGGGGTTTGTTCAGTTCTTACATCAAATTGATACAATTTTATATGGAAGAAAAAGTTATGATTTATGGGGACAATTTACACCAGAAATTGACCATTCTGATATGGAAAAAGAAATTTGGGAATTGGTTCATCGTAAACAAAAATATGTGTTTTCCAAGACACAAAAAGGCACAGATCATAAAGCAATATTCGTAAATGATCATATTCTTGAAGTCGTAAGTCAATTAAAGAATGAGCCTGGTAAAGACATTTGGTTATATGGTGGAGCCAGTCTTATCACAACTTTTATCAATTTAGGGCTTGTGGATGAATTTCGATTATCTGTTCACCCTGTTATTTTGGGAGAAGGAAAACCGTTGTTTATGGATATAAAACAGAGGTTGAATGTAAAACTGGTGAATACAAGAACGTTTTCCTCTGGTGTTGTGCAACTCATCTATCATTTGAATGGGAAATAA
- a CDS encoding ATP-binding cassette domain-containing protein: MSESNQEYIVISGARENNLKNVSLRIPKRKITIFTGVSGSGKSSIVFDTIAAESTRLLNENFSMFVRNFLPRYPQPDTDAIENLSMAVIVDQKRLGGGSHSTMGTITDISPILRLLFSRVGKPYVGQAHMFSFNDPQGMCPECNGIGRKLGVDISKAVDMSRSLNEGAIMLPDYKVDSWDWTIVVQSGSFDPDKKLSDYSNEELEQLLYGKARKVKMDFAGKATNITVEGVIEKFTNKYIKQDVKTKSERTQKAVAPFISEGTCSSCHGARLSQAALNCKINGLNIAEMSSMEVGQLIRVIREIDDSVAAPMIKSLTERLQHLVDIGLDYLTLDRETDTLSGGESQRVKMVKHLSGSLVDVTYIFDEPSVGLHPRDVHRLNELLQKLRDKGNTVIVVEHDPDVIKVADHIVDVGPHAGSHGGTIVYEGSFQGLLESGTLTGTHMNRPLQLKQDSRQPSGKLSIEDATLHNLRNVSVDIPTGVLTVVTGVAGSGKSTLINEVFLSKHPDAIVIDQSAVGVSTRSNPATYTGIMDDVRKAFASANKVNQGLFSFNSKGACENCQGLGVVYTDLAFLESVKLPCEVCGGKRFKEEVLAYKLNGKSIAEVLEMTVEQALEFFELKEVVRKLQAMSDVGLNYITLGQPLSTLSGGECQRIKLASELHKKGSIYVMDEPTTGLHMSDISHLLEIMNRLVDAGNTVIVIEHNLDVISQADWIIDMGPDGGSNGGQVVFEGTPRQIIHAEQSITGRYLK; this comes from the coding sequence ATGAGCGAATCTAATCAGGAGTATATCGTAATCTCCGGTGCGAGGGAAAACAATCTCAAGAACGTATCCTTGCGAATTCCCAAGCGGAAGATTACGATCTTCACCGGTGTATCTGGATCCGGCAAGTCATCGATCGTCTTCGATACGATCGCCGCAGAATCCACGCGATTGCTGAATGAGAACTTCAGCATGTTCGTGCGCAATTTTCTGCCCCGCTATCCACAGCCAGATACAGACGCGATCGAGAACCTGAGCATGGCGGTTATCGTGGACCAGAAGCGGCTGGGCGGCGGTTCCCATTCCACAATGGGGACGATTACTGATATCTCTCCCATACTCCGTCTTCTCTTCTCCCGAGTGGGTAAGCCCTATGTTGGACAAGCGCACATGTTTTCTTTTAACGATCCACAAGGTATGTGTCCCGAATGTAACGGAATCGGTCGCAAATTAGGTGTCGACATCAGCAAGGCAGTGGACATGTCCAGGTCGTTGAATGAAGGGGCAATCATGCTGCCGGACTATAAGGTAGACAGTTGGGATTGGACGATCGTCGTGCAGTCGGGGTCCTTCGACCCTGACAAGAAGCTGAGCGATTATTCGAATGAAGAACTGGAGCAACTGCTCTACGGCAAGGCGAGAAAAGTGAAGATGGATTTCGCTGGGAAGGCAACGAATATTACAGTGGAAGGCGTCATTGAGAAGTTCACCAACAAATACATCAAGCAGGATGTAAAGACGAAGTCTGAGCGTACCCAAAAAGCTGTTGCGCCATTCATCTCAGAGGGTACCTGCTCCAGCTGCCATGGGGCAAGACTCAGTCAAGCCGCGCTCAACTGCAAGATCAATGGGCTCAACATTGCGGAGATGTCCTCCATGGAGGTCGGTCAGCTTATCCGAGTTATTCGGGAGATTGACGATTCGGTCGCCGCGCCGATGATCAAGTCGCTTACGGAGCGGTTGCAACATCTGGTGGATATCGGACTTGACTATTTGACGCTGGACCGTGAGACGGATACATTGTCCGGCGGCGAGTCGCAGCGCGTAAAGATGGTGAAGCATCTGAGCGGCAGTCTGGTGGATGTCACTTACATTTTCGATGAGCCCAGCGTTGGCTTGCACCCCCGTGATGTGCACAGGTTAAATGAATTGCTTCAAAAGCTTCGCGACAAGGGCAATACGGTGATTGTCGTCGAGCATGATCCCGATGTGATCAAGGTGGCAGATCATATCGTCGACGTCGGGCCGCACGCCGGCAGCCACGGCGGTACCATCGTGTATGAAGGAAGTTTCCAAGGCCTGCTGGAATCAGGGACACTGACTGGCACCCATATGAATCGGCCGCTCCAACTGAAGCAAGATTCCCGGCAGCCGTCCGGCAAGCTGTCCATCGAGGATGCCACACTGCACAACCTGCGGAACGTGAGCGTTGATATTCCAACCGGAGTGCTGACAGTAGTTACGGGTGTCGCCGGTTCAGGCAAGAGTACGCTGATTAACGAAGTATTCCTTAGCAAGCATCCGGATGCAATTGTCATCGATCAATCGGCGGTAGGCGTGTCGACACGTTCGAATCCCGCGACCTACACAGGGATTATGGATGATGTGCGCAAGGCGTTTGCTTCCGCGAACAAGGTCAACCAAGGCTTGTTCAGCTTCAATTCCAAGGGGGCTTGCGAGAACTGCCAAGGGCTGGGTGTGGTGTATACAGACCTTGCATTCCTTGAAAGCGTGAAGCTGCCGTGCGAAGTCTGCGGTGGTAAACGGTTCAAGGAAGAGGTGCTCGCGTACAAGCTGAACGGCAAGTCAATTGCAGAAGTGCTGGAGATGACTGTAGAGCAGGCATTGGAATTTTTTGAGTTAAAAGAGGTTGTGCGCAAGCTCCAGGCGATGAGTGATGTGGGGCTGAATTATATTACACTCGGCCAGCCACTCAGCACGCTCTCGGGCGGGGAATGTCAGCGCATCAAGCTGGCAAGCGAGCTGCACAAGAAAGGCAGTATCTATGTGATGGACGAGCCGACAACTGGCCTGCACATGTCAGATATCAGTCACCTTTTGGAGATTATGAACCGCCTCGTGGATGCCGGCAATACGGTAATCGTCATCGAACACAACCTCGATGTGATCAGCCAAGCAGATTGGATTATCGATATGGGACCGGACGGAGGAAGCAATGGCGGTCAGGTGGTCTTCGAGGGCACACCTAGACAAATCATCCATGCGGAGCAGTCGATTACGGGAAGATACTTGAAGTAA
- a CDS encoding molybdopterin molybdotransferase MoeA, with product MDRVESVNRFHRNAVQVVEAQRRMEQHLNHLGVEEVSLENAYSRTVAEDIIAPDNMPHFRRSGMDGFAIMSSSTRGASPESPVLLEVIDNIPCGTLPTKELSQRTASRIMTGAMVPENADAVIMLEMTDDFEEQGKTYISIKKEVHPGQNLTPIGHEMTKGECVLQKGTEIRAGETALLATFGFSRVKVYKRPIIAIFATGSELLPVDAPLCSGKIRNSNSYMLAALIRESGGIPLLMGSIPDEADQAQNLILEAFSVADFVITSGGVSVGDYDILVDILEKWEGKVLFNKVAMRPGSPTSAGVWNDQFLFALSGNPGACFVGFELFVRPVILGMQGIQNRYLQDFTAFLGEDFTKVNAYPRYVRGKSYVIDGKVFVKPVGIDQSSVTVSIKDSDCLIKIPPGGKGVLQGELVSALMLRG from the coding sequence ATGGACAGAGTGGAAAGCGTGAATCGATTTCATCGGAATGCGGTTCAAGTCGTGGAAGCGCAGCGCAGAATGGAGCAACATCTGAATCATCTTGGTGTAGAAGAAGTCTCATTGGAAAATGCCTACAGTCGTACGGTGGCGGAGGATATCATTGCGCCAGACAACATGCCTCATTTCCGGCGTTCCGGGATGGATGGTTTTGCGATCATGTCCAGTTCAACTCGCGGGGCATCACCTGAATCTCCTGTTCTTTTGGAAGTGATCGACAATATTCCTTGTGGGACCCTTCCTACAAAAGAATTATCGCAAAGAACGGCCTCCCGAATCATGACGGGAGCGATGGTACCTGAAAATGCAGACGCAGTCATCATGCTGGAAATGACAGACGACTTTGAGGAGCAGGGCAAAACATACATTTCGATAAAAAAAGAGGTCCACCCTGGGCAGAATCTGACTCCGATTGGCCACGAAATGACAAAAGGCGAGTGTGTCCTGCAAAAAGGGACAGAAATCCGTGCTGGTGAGACTGCGTTGTTGGCTACATTCGGTTTCTCTCGCGTCAAAGTTTATAAGCGCCCAATCATCGCGATCTTTGCAACAGGCTCAGAGCTTTTACCTGTAGATGCTCCGCTTTGCTCAGGTAAAATTCGAAACAGTAACTCTTACATGCTGGCGGCACTTATTCGGGAGTCAGGAGGGATTCCGTTACTGATGGGATCCATCCCAGACGAAGCGGATCAGGCACAAAATCTTATTCTGGAAGCATTTTCCGTTGCGGATTTCGTGATCACATCAGGTGGAGTATCGGTAGGCGACTACGACATTCTCGTAGATATTTTAGAAAAATGGGAAGGGAAGGTCCTGTTTAACAAAGTAGCGATGCGACCGGGAAGCCCTACGTCTGCAGGGGTTTGGAATGATCAATTCTTGTTTGCCTTGTCAGGCAATCCGGGAGCGTGCTTTGTTGGTTTTGAGCTCTTCGTTCGTCCCGTGATCTTGGGTATGCAGGGTATTCAAAATCGTTACTTGCAGGACTTTACTGCTTTTCTAGGCGAAGATTTTACAAAGGTAAATGCGTATCCTCGGTATGTTCGCGGAAAGTCGTATGTAATCGATGGCAAGGTATTCGTAAAGCCTGTCGGGATTGACCAATCAAGTGTTACGGTATCCATTAAAGATTCCGATTGCTTGATCAAGATTCCACCTGGAGGAAAGGGAGTGCTTCAAGGTGAACTTGTCTCGGCATTGATGCTTAGAGGATAA